In a genomic window of Larus michahellis chromosome 3, bLarMic1.1, whole genome shotgun sequence:
- the NUS1 gene encoding dehydrodolichyl diphosphate synthase complex subunit NUS1, translating into MSGAGGLAWRALHALLRALLCLQRALLACLRGRAAAAGPRAWLWRRAASAAASCALLAPAAAGAFAFRKAGAAPRRRRPGAAAQGRQRWRSDGRALQKLPVHMGLVVTEEEPSYADMASLVVWCMAVGISYVSVYDHNGIFKRNNSRLMDEILKQQQELLGLDCSKYTVEFANQDKADQVLNCQSTLKVLSPEDGKADIVKAAQNFCQLVAQQQRTYTDLDVNVLDNLLSSTNGFPDPDLVLKFGPVDSTLGFLPWHIRLTEIVSLPSHLNISYEDFFSALHHYAACEQRWGK; encoded by the exons atgagcggggcgggcgggctggcCTGGCGCGCGCTGCACGCCTTGCTGCGcgccctgctctgcctgcagcgcGCGCTGCTGGCCTGCCTgcgcggccgcgccgccgccgccgggccccgcgcctGGCTCTGGCGccgcgccgcctccgccgccgcctcctgcgCCCTCctggcgcccgccgccgccggggcttTCGCCTTCCGCAAAGCCGGGGCGGCCCCCCGGAGGCGGCGGCCCGGGGCCGCGGCGCAGGGCCGACAGCGGTGGCGCTCGGACGGGCGGGCCCTACAGAAGCTGCCGGTGCACATGGGGCTGGTGGTGACCGAGGAGGAGCCGAGCTACGCGGACATGGCCAGCCTGGTGGTGTGGTGCATGGCGGTGGGCATCTCCTATGTCAGCGTCTACGACCATAATG gtattttcaaGAGGAATAATTCAAGATTGATGGAtgagattttaaaacagcagcaagaacTCTTAGGACTAGATTGCTCCAAGTACACCGTGGAATTTGCAAATCAAGACAAAGCTGATCAAG TTTTAAATTGCCAATCTACATTGAAGGTGCTGTCTCCGGAAGATGGAAAAGCAGACATAGTAAAAGCTGCTCAGAACTTTTGTCAGTTGGTAGCACAGCAGCAAAGAACATACACAGACCTGGATGTGAATGTGTTAGACAACTTATTAAGTA GTACAAATGGATTTCCTGATCCTGATTTAGTCTTGAAGTTTGGTCCTGTGGACAGCACATTAGGATTCCTTCCGTGGCACATCAGACTGACAGAGATCGT TTCTTTGCCTTCCCACCTGAACATCAGCTATGAAGACTTTTTCTCTGCCCTCCATCACTATGCAGCCTGTGAGCAACGCTGGGGAAAATGA